One segment of Carya illinoinensis cultivar Pawnee chromosome 13, C.illinoinensisPawnee_v1, whole genome shotgun sequence DNA contains the following:
- the LOC122291582 gene encoding nudix hydrolase 26, chloroplastic, with product MGLCRLAAIFHSPPPPPLLKLSSKFPALFFPSSSPISVKFSSLSSSMESPPEGYRRNVGVCLINPDKKIFSASRLDIPSAWQMPQGGIDEGEDPRTAVIRELREETGVNSAEITAEVPYWLTYDFPPEVREKLKQQWGSDWKGQAQKWFLLKFNGKDEEINLLGDGTEKAEFGEWSWMSPEQIVELAVDFKKPVYKEVMTAFAPYLQ from the exons ATGGGTTTGTGCCGACTCGCCGCCATCTTTCATtctccacctcctcctcctctgctGAAGCTCTCTTCCAAGTTTCCTGCTCTATTCTTCCCAAGTTCGTCTCCTATATCCGTTAAATtctcatctttatcgtcatcaATGGAATCTCCTCCCGAAGGTTACAGGAGAAACGTTGGCGTCTGTCTCATCAATCCTGATAAAAAG ATATTTTCTGCTTCCAGGCTTGATATACCCAGTGCTTGGCAAATGCCGCAG GGTGGTATCGATGAGGGCGAAGATCCTAGAACTGCAGTCATCAGGGAATTAAGAGAGGAAACAGGAGTTAATTCAGCAGAAATTACTGCAGAG GTACCTTATTGGTTGACATATGACTTCCCACCTGAAGTCAGAGAAAAGCTTAAACAACAGTGGGGATCAGACTGGAAGGGCCAAGCACAGAAGTG GTTTCTTCTTAAATTCAATGGGAAGGATGAAGAAATCAATCTTCTGGGTGATGGGACAGAGAAAGCTGAATTTGGCGAGTGGTCATGGATGTCTCCAGAACAAATAGTTGAACTT GCAGTGGATTTTAAGAAGCCTGTTTACAAGGAAGTTATGACTGCTTTTGCTCCATATCTTCAGTAA
- the LOC122292892 gene encoding uncharacterized protein LOC122292892, whose amino-acid sequence MSASLLSRCFLNQITTYLAAKEVPEFAMAKVSQAKRDQLRELCCKEACEYSPRKFNSNDIIPHILHLYGSCATARDFEIYAPDASFEDPLMCAKGVKQIKSAFYSLSKVFSESRIVEYSIEEKVISPGKQEILIDNKQHYKFLGKDIDLISLIKLHVVDGKVVRHEDWWNKKPLLSKETVKLPLFGRFVEMTRRGSMLATHAMMRFGKDPTV is encoded by the exons ATGAGCGCCTCATTACTCTCTCGTTGCTTTCTCAATCAGATCACGACCTATCTGGCAGCCAAAGAAGTCCCAGAATTCGCCATGGCCAAAGTCTCACAAG CCAAACGTGATCAGTTGCGGGAACTGTGTTGCAAAGAAGCGTGCGAATATAGTCCCAGAAAATTCAATTCCAATGATATCATTCCTCATATTCTGCACCT ATATGGATCTTGTGCAACAGCTCGCGATTTTGAAATTTATGCTCCAGATGCTTCTTTTGAGGATCCGCTCATGTGTGCTAAAGG GGTGAAGCAGATAAAGTCTGCATTCTATTCACTTTCCAAG GTCTTTAGTGAATCAAGAATTGTTGAATATAGCATTGAAGAAAAAGTAATTTCACCAGGAAAGCAAGag ATATTAATTGACAACAAGCAGCACTACAAGTTCTTGGGGAAAGACATAGATCTGATATCACTCATCAAGTTGCATGTTGTGGATGGCAAAGTTGTTCGTCATGAAGATTG GTGGAACAAGAAGCCTCTTTTGAGCAAGGAGACAGTAAAGCTGCCACTCTTTGGTCGATTTGTAGAAATGACTCGCAGGGGTTCAATGCTGGCAACTCATGCAATGATGAGGTTTGGGAAGGATCCAACCGTGTGA
- the LOC122291580 gene encoding exocyst complex component EXO70A1-like encodes MGVAVVGMDSLSERAAMMRESLQKSQTITDKVVSILGSFDHRLSALETAMRPTQIRTHSIRKAHENIDKTLKVAEVLLAQFDLSRQAETKILRGPHEDLESYLEAIGQLRGNIQFFSSKKGFKSNDGALNNANNLLAKAISKLEDEFKKLLLSYSKPVEPDRLFDGLPNSLRPSSESPGHQGDSNGKNPSNNHSEHQKSNLENAVYTPPTLIPPRILPLLHDLAQQMVQAGHQQQLLLIYRDTRSSVLEESLQKLGVEKLSKEDVQKMQWEVLEAKIGNWIHFMRIAVKLLFAGERIVCDQIFEGFDSLTDQCFSEVTSSSVSVLLSFGDAIAKSKRSPEKLFVLLDMYEIMRELHSEIELKFKGKACTEIREAAFGLTKRLAQTAQETFGDFEEAVEKDATKTAVLDGTVHPLTSYVINYVKFLFDYQSTLKQLFQEFDNKDGTGSQLASVTMRIMQALQTNLDGKSKQYKDLALTHLFLMNNIHYMVRSVRRSEAKDLLGDDWVQRHRRIVQQHANQYKRNGWAKILQCLSIQGLASSGGGSSVGVDGGNSSGVSRALVKERFKTFNMQFEELHQKQSQWAVPDTELRESLRLAVAEVLLPAYRSFVKRFGPLIENGKNPQKYIKYSAEDLERMLGEFFEGRNLNEPRR; translated from the exons ATGGGGGTAGCAGTGGTGGGCATGGATTCACTGAGCGAGAGAGCCGCTATGATGAGAGAGTCGCTGCAAAAGAGCCAGACCATCACTGACAAAGTCGTCTCCATACTTGGCTCCTTTGACCACCGCCTCTCTGCCCTCGAGACTGCCATGCGTCCTACTCAG ATTAGAACACATTCTATTAGGAAAGCTCACGAGAATATCGACAAGACTTTGAAGGTTGCTGAGGTTTTACTGGCCCAATTCGATCTTTCTCGTCAG GCGGAGACAAAAATACTTAGAGGGCCACATGAGGACTTGGAGAGTTATCTAGAAGCAATCGGTCAACTAAGAGGCAACATTCAGTTTTTTAGCAGCAAGAAAGGCTTTAAAAGTAATGATGGGGCGCTCAACAATGCAAACAATCTACTCGCAAAGGCTATTTCAAAGCTAGAAGACGAGTTCAAGAAGCTATTATTGTCTTACAG TAAACCTGTGGAGCCTGATCGTCTTTTCGATGGCCTTCCAAACTCATTGAGACCATCTTCGGAATCTCCTGGGCATCAGGGCGACTCTAATGGCAAGAATCCTTCCAATAACCACTCTGAGCACCAGAAAAGTAACTTAGAAAATGCTGTTTACACTCCTCCAACCCTTATACCACCACGGATCCTACCATTGCTTCATGATTTGGCTCAGCAAATGGTTCAAGCTGGTCACCAACAGCAGTTACTCTTAATTTACAG GGATACCCGCTCTTCTGTTTTGGAAGAAAGCCTTCAAAAATTGGGAGTTGAAAAGCTTAGCAAAGAAGATGTTCAGAAGATGCAATGGGAGGTCTTAGAGGCCAAAATTGGGAATTGGATTCACTTCATGCGTATTGCT GTCAAACTGCTTTTTGCTGGAGAGCGTATAGTTTGTGATCAAATATTTGAAGGCTTTGATTCTCTCACTGATCAGTGTTTTTCTGAGGTTACTTCAAGTAGTGTTTCGGTGCTACTTAGCTTTGGGGATGCGATTGCCAAAAGCAAGAGATCCCCTGAGAAGTTATTTGTACTTTTGGACATGTATGAGATAATGCGGGAGCTTCATTCTGAG ATTGAGTTGAAATTCAAGGGAAAAGCTTGCACTGAAATAAGAGAAGCAGCCTTTGGTTTGACAAAACGGCTTGCACAGACAGCTCAAGAGACTTTTGGGGATTTTGAAGAAGCTGTTGAAAAAGATGCAACTAAAACTGCTGTATTGGATGGAACTGTCCATCCTTTGACAAGTTATGTCATTAACTACGTGAAGTTTTTGTTCGA CTACCAGTCAACCTTGAAGCAACTTTTCCAAGAATTTGATAACAAAGATGGAACAGGTTCACAGTTGGCCTCTGTAACAATGAGAATAATGCAGGCCCTTCAAACCAATTTGGATGGAAAATCCAAGCAGTATAAAGATCTTGCTTTGACCCATTTATTTCTCATGAATAATATTCACTATATGGTCAGATCTGTACGCAG GTCAGAGGCCAAGGATTTGTTAGGGGATGATTGGGTGCAAAGACACAGGAGGATAGTGCAGCAGCATGCAAATCAATACAAAAGGAATGGTTGGGCAAAG ATTCTTCAGTGCCTCTCCATCCAAGGCCTAGCCTCGTCTGGGGGTGGGAGTTCAGTAGGTGTTGATGGAGGAAATAGTAGTGGAGTTTCAAGAGCGCTGGTCAAAGAGAG GTTCAAGACATTCAATATGCAATTTGAGGAACTTCATCAAAAGCAATCTCAGTGGGCAGTTCCTGACACTGAATTGCGAGAGTCTCTCAGGCTTGCCGTTGCAGAAGTCTTGTTGCCGGCCTACAGATCTTTTGTAAAACGTTTTGG GCCACTTATTGAGAATGGAAAGAACCCTCAAAAGTACATCAAGTACTCGGCAGAGGATCTTGAACGAATGTTGGGTGAATTTTTTGAGGGAAGGAACTTGAACGAACCCAGGCGGTAG